The DNA segment GAAGACGAGGCCGCCGACGAGGAAGACGACGGCGACGACGAGGACGACGAGGCCAGCGGCGAGGGCCTCGGCGAACTCTTCGGATAACCGCGATTACCACATCGTTTCTTTCGAGCGCGATCGGATAGCGGCGCGATTGGCATCACACTCCTCGAATTTCTCCAGCAGTCGCTCGTAGAACCCATCGCCGTCTTCGGCCAGTTTCTCGACGATCAACTCCGGTGTCGAACGGGCGAGTTTCCCCGTTCACTGGCGAGCGGTTGACAATCATTTCCCAGTCTCCCAGCCCGATGACCGATTCCTGGCGATAAATAACAGTATTTCGTATAACGTTCTGGATTGGCTTAAGATTGCTGTGCGATCACCGCATTTTGGGAAGCGATCGTCCGGTTATATCTACGGACATTCAACCTATGCAGTGCATGGACGCAGCCAGATATTACGGACAGGAAGACATCCGCGTCGAAGACGTCGAACCGGACGCAGTCGGACCAGAGGAAGTTCGGGTCGACGTCGAGGCCTGCGGGATCTGTGGTTCGGATCTCCACGAGTACACCGCCGGTCCGATCTTCGTCCCCGGGGACGCACCGCACCCCGTCTCGGGCGCACAGGCACCGCTCACGATGGGGCACGAGTTCAGTGGCGTCATCTCGGAGGTCGGCTCGGACGTCACCGACCGCTCGGAGGGCGAGGCCGTCGCGGTTAACCCGATCATCTACTGTGGGGAGTGCCCCCGCTGTGAGGCTGGAGAGTACCACCGGTGTGAATCGCTCGGGTTCGTCGGCCTGGCGTCGAACGGCGGGTTCGCCGAGAACGTCGTTGTCGACGCCGAGCAGGCCGTCCCGCTCGGGGATATGCCAGTCGAACACGGGGCGCTCGTCGAACCGCTGGCGGTCGCGCTGCACGCCGCGCGTGTCGCCGACGTTTCGCCCGGGGACTCGGTCGCCGTGTTCGGAAGCGGTCCGATCGGCCTCTGTGTGATCCAGGCCTTGCGTGTGGCCGGTGCCGGCCCGATCATCGTCTCTGAGCCGCGCGACCAGCGACGCGAGCGTGCCGAAGCGTGCGGTGCGGACGTGCTGATCGACCCGGCCGAGGAGGCTGCACTTGAAGCGATTCGCGCAGAGACCGGCGAAGGTGTGGACATCGCGTTTGACGTCGCCGGCGTCGAGGCGACGTACAACCAGGCGATCGACAGCACGCGCCCCGGCGGACGCGTCGCGGAAGTCAGCATCTTCGAGGAGAGCGTCGAGACCCAGCCGAACGACCTAGTTATTCCGGAGCGCGAACTCGTCGGCTCGATCGCCTATCAGGGCGGCCCCCGATCGGCCGAGGAGTTCGGAATGGTCATCGATATGCTCGAAGACGGTCGGTTCGACCCCGATCCGCTAATCACCGACCGGATCGAACTCGACGATATCTCCGAGAAGGGCTTCGAGCGTCTCATCGATCCCGATAGCGATCAGGTGAAGATTCTCGTAAAGCCCTAGTCGGGTCACCGACCATCGATAATCGATTTGACCCGCTGTGGCATTCACGGTTCGAACTTCTCCAGCAGTCGCTCGTAGAATCCGTCGCCGTTCGCGCGGTACTTAATCCCATAATTATATAATCTTACAAAATACTGTATATCTACAGTATGAAAATGAGAGAAGGACTAAAAGACAGGATGCTCAGGACCGATCACCAGGGATGGGACCGCCAGTGGTTGCCATATCTTAATGCCGTCACATTTGTTCCGTTGGGTGTGATTCTCGCTTGGTTGTTGGTGCCAGCTGGAATTAGTCCAGTCTGGGAAGGTCTTAGCTATGGTCTCGGTGCAGGAGTTGGGAGTGTAATCGGAGGGCTGATCCTAGCTTCTATTGACATACATATGTGACTAAGCCGGTCTCTGGCCGACTGTCTCACTCCTCGAATTTCTCCAGCAGTCGCTCGTAGAACCCATCGCCGTCTTCGGCCAGTTTCTCGACGATCAACTCCGGTGTCGAACGGGCGAGTTTCCCCTTCACTGGCGAGCGGTCGACGATCAACTCGCCGTCTTCCAGGCCGACGGCCTCGATGCCGTCGACGGCGATCTCGGTTGCGGCGACGTCACGGATCTCGCCCGCCAGGTGGGAGACGAACACGGCCGTCGCGCCCCGCTGTTCGAGGGCTTCGAGGATGCCGGCCATGATGTTCGCGCTCGCGCCGGGTTCGGTGATGCTCTCCAGTTCGTCCACGAGAACGAGCGTCTCCCGGTCCGCGGCGACACCGGTGACGAGATCGCCGAACTCCCGAAGCGTCGTCTCGAAGGCCCCGGCATCGAGGGTGCCCTGGGTCTTGGCGTAGTAGTGGAATTCGTCGATCCGCCCCACTCGGGCGGCGTCGGCGGGCACGGGCAGCCCCATGTGTGCGAGGACGACCACCAGCGCGATGAGATCGAGCGTCGAGGTCTTCCCGCCGCTGTTGACCCCCGACAGCAACGCGACACCGTCGACGTGGTAGTCAATCGGCTCGACCTCGCCGAAGGGCACGTCCAACAGCGGCGAGCGCCCGCCCTCGATGGCGACACCTGTTGTCGGTGCGCCCGCGTTTTCGTCCGCCTGCGAACCGTCGGGGGCAGCGACATCTCCGATCGCAGGTAGCGTGCAGTCGAAATCCGCGGCGAAGCGGGCGACCGCAAGTTCCATGTCCAGTTCCAGCGCCGCGTCCACGAGCGCCTCGGCGTCCGCCCGGAGGTCAGCGAGATTGCCGGCCAGTTCTCGCTTCAGGCGGGCCGCACGCCGGTCGCGAGCCGTCGTCAGTTCCTCCCGCAGGCGAGCGACGACGTCCTCGATGTGCTCGACCGGGTAGGTCGGCTCGTCGGGAAACGCACGGCGGGCGATGGCTTCGGTGTCCTGCAGTTGTAGGGTGTCGATCAGATGCTCACGGGCAGCCGCGATAGCGGCGTCGTACTCGTCGGCGAGCTCGCGAGAGAGCAGCGAATCGACGCCCGCGCCGCGCTCGACCAACGAGAGCAGATCTGTGCCCTCGATAGTGACATCGCGCTCTTCAATGGCCTCCCGGAGATGGTCGTTAGCGACCGACTCAGCGGTCGAGACGGCGGCATCCAGATCGTCGACGGCCGTCGCAAGCCGATTTAGTTCGTCGTCACCGCGGGGCCGGCCGTCCTCGTCCAGCGTCTCCAAGGCCGACTCGAGCGTGTCCAGACCACAGGGGGGATCGAGGTCGGCCGCGCGGTGGACCGCGACGGCCGCCCGTAGCGGCTCGCGGTTGGCAGCGAAGAAGGCGAGCGGGCGCTCGGGGACGACTTCCTCGGGCCGCTCCAGGGCGTCAGGTTCGACTCGCACGTCGCCCTCGATGTCGACGCCCGCGAACTGTTCGTCCAGCACGACGACAGTCGCGTAGCTGCGGGCGAGTTCGGCGACCTGTCGGGTGTCCTCGACGACCTCGACGCTGACCTCCGGGATGGCCTCCTTGGCCTCGGCGTAGCGCTCGGCGTCGCTCGTGGCGAGACAGCGATCCCGGACCCGCACGTCACCGGGGACAGAGAGCGGCTCGACTCCGGCGAGTGCCTCCAGTATCGCAGGGTCGGGATCGCGCTCGATCGCCGCGCCGGTGAACGACCGCACTTCCCGGATCCGGCTCTCGGTGGCGCTGGGATAGAGCGTCTCCAGGCGGGCGGCCGCGTCGTCGGTGACGGTCCGCGCTTTGAGTAGCGCGATCGCGTCCCGGTAGATCTCACGGGCACGGTCGGTCGCCAGAAAGTCGCCGTGGTCGCCGTGGCGCCGTCGGATCGCACCCCGGGCGATGCGAGCGGCCCGACCCTCGCTGATCCCCGGGGCGCGAGCGAGCGCGGCGACGTCACCTGTTTCGAGTGCGCGCTCGGGATCGTCGAGCTGCGAGAGCGCCTCGGCCGTCTTGGCTCCGACGCCAGGCACCGACTCCAGGTCCATTATCGACCCTGTATGTAGCCACCCCCAATACACTTTTTCAGTGCACGCGCTCGGGGTCAGAAGATCGAAGCCTGCTGGTAGACGTCGATGCCGTCGAGCGTGATGTCATAGGGCTTGGTCGCCCGGGAGTGGTTGGCGTTGCGGATCTTCTGGATCTCGATCGCCAGACGCGTCTCCTGGGTGTCCCCACGGACGTACTGCAGGACGAACACGGCGTCGGTGAGATACTCGATGATGCCGTGCCGGGACGCGTAGGGGTTGTCCTCACTGGCCTCGCTGACGAGCATCGTCGTAACCCCGGCCTCCTTGAGCGACCGCGTGAAATCGAACACTTCCGTCCGGCGTTTGGACTGGTCGTCGTACATCATCTCCAGCAGCGACACCGAGTCCAACACGAGTCGTTCGGCGTCGAACTCCCGGATGAGTTGCGGGAGTTCGCCGCGGATGTTGTCCAGACTGTTGGCCATCTCGACGGGGTCGAGGTCGACGATCGCGAGGGAATCCTCGCGTTCGTAGCGGTCGAACTCCCAGCCGCGCTCGTTGGCGGTGTCGAGGATCGCCCGGCGGCTCTGCTCGAGCGTGATGAACACGGCGTTATCGCCCTGTTGGAGCCCGTGATAGAGAAACTGCAGGCCGAAGGTCGTCTTCCCCGTCCCGGGCGCGCCGATCGTGACCATCAGGTGCCGTTCGGGAACGCCGCCCTGTATCATATCGTCGAGCCCGGAGATACCCAGATCGATCCGCGGGATCTCCGTCTCGAAGTCCTCGTCCTCGAAGTCGTCCGAATCGCCGCCGTCTCCGGGGCCGGCGTTGCGCATCGCGCTCGCGAAGTCGTCGTCGAACAGCGATCCGCTACCTTCGGCTTCCCCGGACGCGATCGGATCGTTATCGCTACTGAACGGGTCGTCCGTCTCGGTGTCGGCGAACTCCGCTGTCTCGTCTGTCCCAGAGACGCTGCCACCGCTCTCGAACGAGCCCTCACCCGTCCCGAAACTGTCGCCCTCGGTCGCGGCACCGTCGAACGGGTCCGCATCGGGGGCGTCGGACCCTTCGAACGGGTCCGCGCCGGTCTCCTCAGACCCACCGGAATCACCGTCCTCGAAAGCGTCTGTCTCGTCTTCCTCGAAGGCGTCTGTCTCGTCGTCTTCGGGAGCCTCCTCGTCGGAGACGGGATCGTCCGCAGCGTCCGCATCAGTCTCGTCCTCGAAGGCGCTCTCGAACCAGTCGTCGTCGCTCATCGACGGACACCACGGCCGTTGGCCATACCTACCGTATTATCCTTCGGTGAATTAAGCTTGTCCGTGGGAGGAGCAGTTCGCCTGGCTTTATTCGTCTGGATGAACAACCCTCCCGGGTATGCAACTCGGGATCGTCGGTCAGAAGGGGAACCCACGTGCACAATCGCTCGTCGAGGCCATCGGCCGTAGTTTCCGGGACGACGGCGTCGAGGTGCTCGTCGACTCGGTGACGGCCGAGACCCTCGCGGACGAGCAAGGCCGAGGGTACGGACCGAGCGGCAGCGAGCGGTTCGAACCCGACGCGATCGCGGTACAGGATCTCGACACCTGCGATCTGGTCGTCTGTATCGGCGGCGACGGAACCTTCCTCTATGCGGCCCGCGGCGTCGGCGATACGCCAATCATGGGCGTCAACCTCGGCGAGGTCGGCTTCCTGAACGCCATCGCGCCGGACGACGCGATCGAAACGGTCCACGAGGTGGTCGACGACCTCCGGACGGACGGCGAGACATCCACACGGGAGATGTCCCGCGTACAGGCCAGCGGCGAGGGCTGGGAGCTGCCGCCGGCGCTCAACGAGGTCGTTATCCAGGGGCCCCAGCGCGGGCACGGCAACGGCGTCGGCGTCACTGTCCGCGTCGACGGCTCGCTGTACACCAGCGGCCACGCCGACGGCGTTCTCGTCGCGACGCCGACCGGCAGTACGGCCTACAACCTCAGCGAGGCCGGCCCGCTGGTGCATCCCGACGTCGATGCGCTGGTCGTCACCGAGATGGCCGCCGAACTGGAGATGCCGCCGCTCGTCGTCGGCGAGGACAGCCAGATCACCGTCCGCGTCGAAGGCGACGACAGCGCGACCGTCGTCAGCGACGGTCGGGTCTCCCGGGACATCGACACGCCATCGCAGATCACCCTGCAGCGAGCCGAGGACAGCGTCCGCGTCGCAGGCCCGCCGCTCGATTTCTTCACTGCGCTGGGCAAGCTGGAGTAGACTCTCTAGCGACTACCGTCTGGCCGTGACATACAGGATGGGCGCGGCGAAGACGAGCACCAGTCCGAGAGACTTGTACGCGATCGGCTCGCTCAGAAGGCTGTTTTCGGCCGCAACGAGCATCGACGTCGGTGTGGCGACGAAGATGACACCGAACAGCCCCGACTGCAACGCCAGCACCTTCCGCGAGCGGACGACCAGCGCAGCGACGAGTGCCAGCCCGAAAACCAGCAGTAGCGCGTCCCCGACGTTGTACTTCAACAGAAAACTATCGATCGCCTGCAGCGGTACTGGCGTCGCCATACCTGCTATGCAGTGGCCGCGTTTCGCTGTTTAAACTTCCGCTAGCGGCAACCAGTGAGATCACTATCCGGTCGATCTAGCACGGACTCACGACCGACCGTATGACAGGAACGTATTTACGGCCTATTGCCCAGAAACGAATATGGAACTGACCGACAAGCGACTGCTCGTAACCGGCGGTGCCGGCCTGATCGGGACGGCACTCACCCGGCGGCTGGTGGCGGACAACGAGGTGCGCGTGGTCGATGACCTCTCGAACGGGATCCGCGACGCCGTGCCCGAGGCGGCGACGTTCGTCGACGGCGACCTCACCGATCCGGACGTGG comes from the Halapricum desulfuricans genome and includes:
- a CDS encoding 2,3-butanediol dehydrogenase, which gives rise to MDAARYYGQEDIRVEDVEPDAVGPEEVRVDVEACGICGSDLHEYTAGPIFVPGDAPHPVSGAQAPLTMGHEFSGVISEVGSDVTDRSEGEAVAVNPIIYCGECPRCEAGEYHRCESLGFVGLASNGGFAENVVVDAEQAVPLGDMPVEHGALVEPLAVALHAARVADVSPGDSVAVFGSGPIGLCVIQALRVAGAGPIIVSEPRDQRRERAEACGADVLIDPAEEAALEAIRAETGEGVDIAFDVAGVEATYNQAIDSTRPGGRVAEVSIFEESVETQPNDLVIPERELVGSIAYQGGPRSAEEFGMVIDMLEDGRFDPDPLITDRIELDDISEKGFERLIDPDSDQVKILVKP
- a CDS encoding MutS-related protein; protein product: MDLESVPGVGAKTAEALSQLDDPERALETGDVAALARAPGISEGRAARIARGAIRRRHGDHGDFLATDRAREIYRDAIALLKARTVTDDAAARLETLYPSATESRIREVRSFTGAAIERDPDPAILEALAGVEPLSVPGDVRVRDRCLATSDAERYAEAKEAIPEVSVEVVEDTRQVAELARSYATVVVLDEQFAGVDIEGDVRVEPDALERPEEVVPERPLAFFAANREPLRAAVAVHRAADLDPPCGLDTLESALETLDEDGRPRGDDELNRLATAVDDLDAAVSTAESVANDHLREAIEERDVTIEGTDLLSLVERGAGVDSLLSRELADEYDAAIAAAREHLIDTLQLQDTEAIARRAFPDEPTYPVEHIEDVVARLREELTTARDRRAARLKRELAGNLADLRADAEALVDAALELDMELAVARFAADFDCTLPAIGDVAAPDGSQADENAGAPTTGVAIEGGRSPLLDVPFGEVEPIDYHVDGVALLSGVNSGGKTSTLDLIALVVVLAHMGLPVPADAARVGRIDEFHYYAKTQGTLDAGAFETTLREFGDLVTGVAADRETLVLVDELESITEPGASANIMAGILEALEQRGATAVFVSHLAGEIRDVAATEIAVDGIEAVGLEDGELIVDRSPVKGKLARSTPELIVEKLAEDGDGFYERLLEKFEE
- a CDS encoding KaiC domain-containing protein, with translation MSDDDWFESAFEDETDADAADDPVSDEEAPEDDETDAFEEDETDAFEDGDSGGSEETGADPFEGSDAPDADPFDGAATEGDSFGTGEGSFESGGSVSGTDETAEFADTETDDPFSSDNDPIASGEAEGSGSLFDDDFASAMRNAGPGDGGDSDDFEDEDFETEIPRIDLGISGLDDMIQGGVPERHLMVTIGAPGTGKTTFGLQFLYHGLQQGDNAVFITLEQSRRAILDTANERGWEFDRYEREDSLAIVDLDPVEMANSLDNIRGELPQLIREFDAERLVLDSVSLLEMMYDDQSKRRTEVFDFTRSLKEAGVTTMLVSEASEDNPYASRHGIIEYLTDAVFVLQYVRGDTQETRLAIEIQKIRNANHSRATKPYDITLDGIDVYQQASIF
- a CDS encoding NAD(+)/NADH kinase — its product is MQLGIVGQKGNPRAQSLVEAIGRSFRDDGVEVLVDSVTAETLADEQGRGYGPSGSERFEPDAIAVQDLDTCDLVVCIGGDGTFLYAARGVGDTPIMGVNLGEVGFLNAIAPDDAIETVHEVVDDLRTDGETSTREMSRVQASGEGWELPPALNEVVIQGPQRGHGNGVGVTVRVDGSLYTSGHADGVLVATPTGSTAYNLSEAGPLVHPDVDALVVTEMAAELEMPPLVVGEDSQITVRVEGDDSATVVSDGRVSRDIDTPSQITLQRAEDSVRVAGPPLDFFTALGKLE